GGAATGTTGTCGTGACAACTTCGGCTAGCAAACTGCGCCTCCCGCTGTCGGTCCAGGACGTCGCCAAGCGCCTGTTTCTCGGAAAGCCGCTGATTACCGAGGAGCTCGCAGGCGAGAAACTGCCGAATCCGGTTGCGCTGGGCGCGCTTTCACCCGACGCGATCTCGTCGACCGCCTATGGCCCCGAGCAGATCCTGATCGAACTGCTGCCGGCGGCGGGCCTCGCGGCGTTCGCCTTGCTGCTTCCCATCACCGGCGTCATCCTGTTGATCCTGGTGTTGGTGACCGCCTCCTACCGGCAGGTCGTGATGGCCTACACCCGCGCCGGCGGCTCCTACATCGTGGCGCGGGAGAACTTCGGGCCGCGGGTGGCTCAGGTCGCCGCCGCCGCGCTGTTGATCGACTACGTCGTGACGGTCGCGGTGCAGGCCGCGGCCGGAACGGTGGCGGTGGTGTCGGCCATCCCCGCCCTGGGGCCGCACAGCCTGCAGATCACCGTCGGCGTGGTGCTGCTCATCTGCTTCCTGAACCTGCGCGGATTGAAGGAAGCGGGATGGCAGTTCGCGTTCGCCACCTACTTCTTCATCCTCATGGTCGGCCTGACGATCGTGGTCGGAGTCGCCCGGGTACTGATGGGCGATCTGCCCGTCTACGACCCCTCGCAGATGCCGGGAACGGTGCCGGTGCACAAGGCCGACGGCTTGGTGATGGGCGCGACGATCCTGACCCTGCTGCGCTCCTTCGCCAACGGTGGTTCGTCGCTGACCGGTGTCGAGGCCATCTCCAACACCGTTGACCTCTTTCGAAAGCCGCAGGGCCGCAACGCACGTCGGGTGCTCACCGCGATGGCGAGCATCCTGGGATTCTTGCTGGCCGGTGTCGCCTATCTCGCGTTCGCCACGCACGCGACGCCGTACGAGAGTGAATACCCCTCGGTGCTGTCGCAGATCGCCCGCGCCGTGTTCGGCGGTGGGGTGGTCGGCAACATCCTCTACATCCTGGTTCAGACGGCGACTGCCGCGATTCTGTTCACCGGTGCGAACACCAGTTTCAACGGCTTTCCGGCGCTGGCGAGTTTCGTCGCCGAGGATCGCTTCCTGCCCCGGCAGCTGATGAAACGCGGTCACCGCCTGGTGTTTTCGAATGGCATCATCGCGCTGACCGCGCTGTCGGTGGTGTTGCTGGTGGCGACCGGCGGTTCGGTCAACGCGCTGGTGCCGTTCTACGCGATCGGTGTGTTCACCGGATTTTCGATGGCCGGCTACGGCATGACCAAGCACCATCTGACGCATCGTGAGCCCGGTTGGCGAACCCGGTTGGCCATCAACCTTTCCGCGGGAATCCTATCGACGGTCGTGGTCGCCATTTTCGCGGTGGCGAAGTTCACCGAGGGCGCGTGGCTGGTCGTCGTCGTGTTCCCCCTGCTGGTGTTCGCCCTGATGCGGCTGAATCAGGAATATCGTGCGGAGGCCGCAATTCTCGAGATGTTCCGCACCGACCGGCCCGATTTGGTGAAGTACGCGCGGCACAAGGTGTTTGTGTTCGTGAACTCGGTCGACCTTGCGGTGATCGAAGCGCTGCGATACGGCAAGGGATTACGCTCCGACGAAATGATCGCGGTGCACATCATGATCGACGCCGCCTATGCCGCGCAGATCCGAAAGCGCTGGGATCACTTCGAACTCGACACCCGGCTGCGCGTCGTGGATTGCCCGGATCGGCGGGTCATCCGCGCCGCACAACTGTTCATCGCAAAGGCGCGTGACGAGCAGCCGAATACCAACGTGACGGCGCTGCTGCCGCGCCGCACGTATAACCCGTTGGTGGGCCGGCTGCTGCACGACCGCACCGCCGACAAGATCGCCCGGGCGGTCAGCATGATCCCCGATGCCGCGGCGACCATCGTTCCCTACGATGTCCAGTCGCGAATCGAGGAGGCATACCCGCAACGATTCGAGCAGCGAATCGCGCGCGAATTCGAAAAGTTCGGCGACCGGGTGACCCGCGGCGAGGACGAGAACGTCGACGCCTACGAACATCCCGATCCGTCGCGCTCGGTGATCACCGTGGCGAGCCTGATCCCGGGGCGCCGCGCCACTTTCGAAGGGCGGGTCAGCGAGGTCGAGGACACCAGCAAGGGCCGGCGCACCATCCGGTCGATCGTGGTCGGCGACCACAGCGGCGAGATCACCGTGGTCTTCCCGACCGGGCGGGGGGGAGCCGACATTCAGCCCGGCCAGCTGTTGCGCATCACCGGCAAGCCCAAGCAGAGCGGTAACCGGCCGATGTCGTTGGTCGACCCGATGTACCACATCGTGGAAGACCCCGCGCAGGCCGGCCGGCCCGGGGCCGCACAAACCGGCACAAGCTGAGTATTAACGTGGTGACGGGCACAGCCGGCCGTTGCACGGAAAGGACTGCAGTGAAGCGACTGCGCGCCGCATTGGCGTCCCTTGTGAGCCTCGTATTCACCGCCAACGGTTATCGGCCGTTGAGCAAGGGCGGATACGGCTCGGTATTCGCATTCGCCTACGGCGTGTTCGCCTCCGAGCTGCCGCTGCCAATGCTCGGGGTCCAATTCACCACGCTGGCAGCGCTGTCACACCGGCTGCCCCCGCGGGCGCGGCGAATCAGCTGGCTGGTGTGGGCGGTGTCCGCGGCGGGCCTGCTGGTGTTGCGTCACTTCGGGCACAAGGCCAACGAACCGCTGGCGGCCGCACTGGACGCCGGACTGGGAACCGAGCGCCGGACCGAGTCGGGCGATCTATGGAAACGCCCGGCGCCCGGCGGTGCGACCGCGAAGCGGCCCGGCCCCGCACGCATGCTGCGGATCTACCGTGACTACGCGCACGACGGCGACATCAGCTACGGGGAGGCCGGGTCCCGCAACCATCTCGACATCTGGCGCCGGCCCGACCTCGACCGCGACGGGCGGGCACCGGTGTTGCTGCAGATTCCCGGCGGTGCCTGGATGGTGGGAAACAAACGCGGACAAGCACATCCGCTGATGAGCCATCTGGCCGAATTGGGCTGGATCTGCGTCGCGATCAACTACCGGCTCAGCCCGCGCTCCACCTGGCCCGACCACATCGTCGACGTCAAGCGCGCGATCGCATGGACGAAAGAGCACATCGCCTCCTACGGCGGCGACCCGGACTGGATTGCGCTCACCGGAGGTTCGGCCGGCGGGCACCTGACCTCGCTGGCCGCACTGACCCCCAACGATCCGCGGTTTCAGCCGGGCTTTGAAGACGCCGACACCCGGGTGGACGTGGCGGTGCCGTTTTACGGCGTCTACGACTTCAACGCGACCGGTACCGCGATACACCCGATGATGGCGGCGATGGTGGCCAAGAACGTTTTCAAGGTCAGCCGCGGGGACATCGCCGAGCCCTTTCGCGCGGCGTCGCCGATCGCTCACGTTCGCCCGGACGCCCCACCGTTTTTCGTGCTGCACGGCACCAACGACTCACTGGTTCCGGTCGAACAGGCCCGCAGTTTCGTGGCACGCCTGGGCGAGGTCAGCAAGCAGCCGGTGGTCTACGCCGAGTTGCCTTGGGCGCAGCACGCGTTCGACATTTTCGGCTCGGCCCGCGCGGCGCACGCCGCGGTGGCAGTCGAACAGTTCCTCGCCGAAATGTATGAGCGCCGAGTAGGTCCAGCGGCTACCGGCACCGACAACCGAGCTCTGGATCGCGCACTGGGGGTTTCGGAGTCGTATTAAAGGCTTCGCAGGCCGATGAAGACCAGGACACACCCGGCTGCGGCCAGCACGCTGGCAACCTCGACGCGTCGCCGCGAGCGGATCCAGATTTGTAGCGACACCATCCAGGCGCGCGTCTGATCCGGCGCCAGCAGATAGGCCAGCAGCGGGATCTCCACGAGTGCGAACGCCACGACATGGAACATCAGCAGCGCGCTGAACTGGGTCATGGCCGCTGTGCCGGAGGCCACGATGGCGGCCAGCGCCGCGAGATAATCCACGGACGGCAACGCGATTCCCAGACCGGCCATCCCCGCCACCCACAGCGAACGCCCGTGCAGTAGCCGCCTGGAAAACCGCCCCAAGCCGTGATGCTCGTGCAAGTCCGGCTCGTCGGCGGGTGGGCGTTTGAAGCGGCCGACTTTCTCCCTCAACATGACCTGAGCACTCAGCACGACCGCAACAAGCAGTGCCGAACCGCCAATCAGAATCTGAAGTTTCGGCAAACTTACGTGCGGAGAACTCAGCAGTCTGCGCTGAAGTCCGAATACGACGGACAAGCCGACCGTCATGCCCATCGCGAAGCCCCCGCAGAGAAAGGCGAAAAGCTGCAGCATCGGCCTGGGTCGGTTCAGCATCAGCACCGTCATGCCTATCCGGAACGGCTCAACGCTCATCGCGAAGGCCATGACCAGGAGGGTGATCCACATGTCAGGATTCGGCTGCCTGGGCGTCCAACGTGGTGCGAATACAACCCGGTAAACCAGCGCGTTCGCGTAGCAGAGCAACGACGGACGAGTGCTGCATGATCATTACGTTACCGTCTGCCCCGCAGACCGGCGTGTTGCGCCTCGCCAGGCGCCCTCGTTACGTGCCTCGCTAGGTGCTTACGCCCCAATGCAATACGCGCGATGTCAGCAGCACGATGCCCAGCGACACCGTCGCGACGACTGTGAGTCCTATCACAGCCACGAGCAGCGGACGCCATCCGGTACGCGCGATTTGACGGAAATCGGTGTTGAGCCCGACACCGGCGAAGGTCAGCAGAAACGCCCACTTCGACACGTTCGCCAGGTTCGTGGTTTGCCCTTTCGTCAACCAGCCCGCGGTGGCGATCGCCGACACCGCCAGGAAGCCGAGCACGAATTTCGGGAACTTCTGCCAGATGAATGCCGCCTTGGCCGTTGCGCCGGGAGCGATCTCGTCGGCCTGTCCGCGCGCGGACCAGTACAGGGCGAAACCGAGGACGACAAAGCCGATCAGCGCGTTGCGGGTCGACTTCACCAGCACCGCGATCTTTCCGGCGTGGTCGGAGAACAGGTAGCCGGTGGCGGTGGTTTCGGCGGTGTTGTCCACGGAAAGGCCTGCCCACAGACCGAATTCGTGGTCGGTAAGCCCGATCGCGTGTCCCAGTGGCGGCAACACGAACAGCGACACCGCGCCCAGCGCCAGGATCGCCGCGATGGCATAGCTGACGTCGGAGTTGCGGGCCCGGATCGCGCCCTTGGCCGCGATAATCGCCGACACGCCGCAAATCGATGTGCCGATCGCCAGCAGCGAGCCCAGCTTGCCCGACAGCCCGAAGGCCCGCGCCACGACGATGATGACCGTTCCCGCGATCGTCATGTCCACCAGAATCTGCACCAGGCTGATCGCGCCGAGCTTGGCGATGTCGCCGAGCACGAAACGCGCCCCCAGCACCACGATCCCGACCTTGAGCCAGAACTCGTAGGTCTGCACGCCCGGACGAAATATCCGGTGCAGGCCGATGGTGTTGGTGATCAGCAGCCCAATCACGATGGCCCACAACACGTATTCGACGTCGGGCAGCCGCCAGTGTTCGTGTTTGGCCAGTGTGTTCCACCAGATCTGAGCGTATTTGCCCAGCAGGCCAACGCCGATCAGCAGCAAGATCCCCGGTACGTAGTCCAGCGGCTGCCTGCTGGTAAACGTCGGTTCGTCCAGCGTTTCTTCCGGTTCGAGCCGAGTGGTACTCACGCGATCACCACGGAATCTTCGGGAGCGCATTGGCCACTGCCAACGCCACGATCACACCGGCGACCAGCGTCGCCCACCAGTCCACCGATATCGAGCCGACCCGCTCGCGCCAATCACTCACGCCCGCATATTGCCGGGCCCGGCGTCGCGGACCAAGTGATTAGCTCGCGCTGAATCTAGGTGGCGGGCCGCTGCGGGCTGCGTTCGTCGAGCAACGCGATGACTTGGGCGGCGAGCTCGTCGATGTCGGCCCCGGATGTGTCGAGCACCAGGTCGGGGCTTTCCGGCGCTTCGTACGGCGCATCGACACCGGTCAAACCCTTGAGCTCGCCCTTGCGGGCCCGCGCGTAAAGTCCCTTGGGGTCCCGTCTTTCGCATTCGGCCAGCGAGGTGGCGACGTGCACCTCGATGAACGGCAGCTTGGCGGCGTCGTTGAGCGCCCGGGCAGTCTCCCGGTCCGACTTCAGCGGTGACACCAGCGACGCCAGGGCGACCACGCCCGCGTCGGCCAGCAGCCGAGTCAAATGCCCGACACGCCTGATGTTTTCGGTGCGATCGCCGGGGGAGAAGCCCAAATCGTCCGAGAGGCCGTGCCGCAGGTTGTCGCCGTCGAGCAGATAGGCCACCCGGCCGGATTCGACGAGCGCACGCTCGACGGCGACCGCGACGGTGGACTTGCCGGATGCGGGCAGACCGGTGAACCAGATCGTCGCCCCGGCCTGTCCGGTGGCGTGCCACCGGTGGGCGCGGTCCAGCGCCGAGGGATGCCAGCGAATGTCGGTGCGCGGGTGGGTGCCCGGCTTGACCTCTCGCGCCTCGATGATGGTGCCGGCGCCGACCGTGTCATTCGTGGTCTCGTCGATCAGGATGAACGCGCCGCTGTCACGATTGTCGGTGTAGCTGTCGGCGATGACGACCGAGCTGGTTCGCAGGGTCACGGTGCCGATGTCGTTGAGCGCCAGCTCAACTGGTTGGTCGAGCTCGTCCAGTGTCTCGGGATCCAGCTTCGAGTGCAGTTCCTGTACGGTGGCCCGCACGGTCTTGGAAGTCTGCTTGAGGGCCAGCCGGTCACCGGCCCGCAGCGGGGTGTCGACGAACCAGCACACCGTCGCGTCCAGTTCGCGGGCCGGCACCGGCAGCACCGCGTCGTCGGCCCCACTGACCAGGACATCCCCGCGGCCCACGTCGATGTCGTCGGCCAGCTCGATCGAAACCGACAGCG
The Mycobacterium sp. 050128 genome window above contains:
- a CDS encoding YeiH family protein → MRSRRFRGDRVSTTRLEPEETLDEPTFTSRQPLDYVPGILLLIGVGLLGKYAQIWWNTLAKHEHWRLPDVEYVLWAIVIGLLITNTIGLHRIFRPGVQTYEFWLKVGIVVLGARFVLGDIAKLGAISLVQILVDMTIAGTVIIVVARAFGLSGKLGSLLAIGTSICGVSAIIAAKGAIRARNSDVSYAIAAILALGAVSLFVLPPLGHAIGLTDHEFGLWAGLSVDNTAETTATGYLFSDHAGKIAVLVKSTRNALIGFVVLGFALYWSARGQADEIAPGATAKAAFIWQKFPKFVLGFLAVSAIATAGWLTKGQTTNLANVSKWAFLLTFAGVGLNTDFRQIARTGWRPLLVAVIGLTVVATVSLGIVLLTSRVLHWGVST
- a CDS encoding alpha/beta hydrolase; this encodes MKRLRAALASLVSLVFTANGYRPLSKGGYGSVFAFAYGVFASELPLPMLGVQFTTLAALSHRLPPRARRISWLVWAVSAAGLLVLRHFGHKANEPLAAALDAGLGTERRTESGDLWKRPAPGGATAKRPGPARMLRIYRDYAHDGDISYGEAGSRNHLDIWRRPDLDRDGRAPVLLQIPGGAWMVGNKRGQAHPLMSHLAELGWICVAINYRLSPRSTWPDHIVDVKRAIAWTKEHIASYGGDPDWIALTGGSAGGHLTSLAALTPNDPRFQPGFEDADTRVDVAVPFYGVYDFNATGTAIHPMMAAMVAKNVFKVSRGDIAEPFRAASPIAHVRPDAPPFFVLHGTNDSLVPVEQARSFVARLGEVSKQPVVYAELPWAQHAFDIFGSARAAHAAVAVEQFLAEMYERRVGPAATGTDNRALDRALGVSESY
- a CDS encoding GAP family protein, with the translated sequence MWITLLVMAFAMSVEPFRIGMTVLMLNRPRPMLQLFAFLCGGFAMGMTVGLSVVFGLQRRLLSSPHVSLPKLQILIGGSALLVAVVLSAQVMLREKVGRFKRPPADEPDLHEHHGLGRFSRRLLHGRSLWVAGMAGLGIALPSVDYLAALAAIVASGTAAMTQFSALLMFHVVAFALVEIPLLAYLLAPDQTRAWMVSLQIWIRSRRRVEVASVLAAAGCVLVFIGLRSL
- a CDS encoding amino acid permease; the encoded protein is MTTSASKLRLPLSVQDVAKRLFLGKPLITEELAGEKLPNPVALGALSPDAISSTAYGPEQILIELLPAAGLAAFALLLPITGVILLILVLVTASYRQVVMAYTRAGGSYIVARENFGPRVAQVAAAALLIDYVVTVAVQAAAGTVAVVSAIPALGPHSLQITVGVVLLICFLNLRGLKEAGWQFAFATYFFILMVGLTIVVGVARVLMGDLPVYDPSQMPGTVPVHKADGLVMGATILTLLRSFANGGSSLTGVEAISNTVDLFRKPQGRNARRVLTAMASILGFLLAGVAYLAFATHATPYESEYPSVLSQIARAVFGGGVVGNILYILVQTATAAILFTGANTSFNGFPALASFVAEDRFLPRQLMKRGHRLVFSNGIIALTALSVVLLVATGGSVNALVPFYAIGVFTGFSMAGYGMTKHHLTHREPGWRTRLAINLSAGILSTVVVAIFAVAKFTEGAWLVVVVFPLLVFALMRLNQEYRAEAAILEMFRTDRPDLVKYARHKVFVFVNSVDLAVIEALRYGKGLRSDEMIAVHIMIDAAYAAQIRKRWDHFELDTRLRVVDCPDRRVIRAAQLFIAKARDEQPNTNVTALLPRRTYNPLVGRLLHDRTADKIARAVSMIPDAAATIVPYDVQSRIEEAYPQRFEQRIAREFEKFGDRVTRGEDENVDAYEHPDPSRSVITVASLIPGRRATFEGRVSEVEDTSKGRRTIRSIVVGDHSGEITVVFPTGRGGADIQPGQLLRITGKPKQSGNRPMSLVDPMYHIVEDPAQAGRPGAAQTGTS
- the cysC gene encoding adenylyl-sulfate kinase produces the protein MTATEKATEKAAQKTLPRKGITRQLLRIATAGSVDDGKSTLIGRLLHDTDSLPLDHLEAVTDEEGIADLAALSDGLRAEREQGITIDVAYRFFSTATRSYILADTPGHERYTRNMFTGASNAHVAILLVDARAGVLRQTRRHARIAKLLGIKHFVATVNKIDLIDFDESGFTKVEDELRQLAARLGEVDITVIPIAAKHGDNVVHRSGNTPWYGGPTLLEYLEGIELAAPNAEPSRLRLPVQWVSRPTADVRRRYTGRLAAGTLSVGDPVISLPAGTRSTVTALDTLDEERTTGVAPLSVSIELADDIDVGRGDVLVSGADDAVLPVPARELDATVCWFVDTPLRAGDRLALKQTSKTVRATVQELHSKLDPETLDELDQPVELALNDIGTVTLRTSSVVIADSYTDNRDSGAFILIDETTNDTVGAGTIIEAREVKPGTHPRTDIRWHPSALDRAHRWHATGQAGATIWFTGLPASGKSTVAVAVERALVESGRVAYLLDGDNLRHGLSDDLGFSPGDRTENIRRVGHLTRLLADAGVVALASLVSPLKSDRETARALNDAAKLPFIEVHVATSLAECERRDPKGLYARARKGELKGLTGVDAPYEAPESPDLVLDTSGADIDELAAQVIALLDERSPQRPAT